One window of Rasiella rasia genomic DNA carries:
- a CDS encoding outer membrane beta-barrel family protein, whose product MKQFFLFFMLCTLLIPISAGATNDIKGSVSGSVLDKNLREPLPYVTIAIEQLDGAILTGGVTDDNGIFKISEIPGGTYNASIQFIGYKKYTAQITISSGNKNIDLGVILLEEDVASLGEVTVTAERTTIQQKLDRKVVTIGKDLTTSGPTAADIMNNLPSVNVDQQTGDISLRGNQNVRVMVDGKLSNVPIAQLLKQIPSTSIKQIELITNPSAKYNPEGMSGIINIVLHKNTMIGFNGNASVGLTYEEEAKFNSAIDMNYRNGKFNFFGNWGHNSSKNQNNGHVFRPDDNSEQFFDVLDKGRSNLFKVGVDFYLNDKHTISVFTNQNLFDGGTTGLTSVFYYDEPLFDQQQLFRAMSDNRSSQYNFDYKIDFEKEGHNIELEADYNTFTDDQDIDFDFTGNAFLDNYEDASDTDRDRLTVNLDYVNPLNETTKLELGVQALLFETNIAYNSTGNSLNSQGTLVPTPSTDFDYKRDIYSAYATFGKSFDKWSVQLGARVEQVEVKADTNTVKAFTNDYLQVYPSAFVTYTPSEKNQMQLSYSRRVDRPGISQVNPIREFTTPFISAFGNTQLQPQFTNSIEANYTRSLEKGSITGGVFYRAIEDEINRALFVDRNDINRVILTYDNFDNTSAYGVELSGNYRPTKWWSFNASFDLYNQTQTGISEFVDTNQADPSVADIVTETVEVDNTAWNFRVFNNFKVTKTVSLSAFGFYRGQNRTLQFEIEPMYFVNVGARVSLWEGRGTFSLNYNDIFDTMQFAFDGVRPYRQVGAFNWESNTVNVSLAYRFGGGKYRAKSRKRRDDNEKDGSGGIF is encoded by the coding sequence ATGAAACAGTTTTTTTTATTTTTCATGCTATGCACGTTGTTAATTCCTATCTCAGCTGGAGCAACAAACGACATTAAAGGTTCGGTAAGCGGATCTGTATTAGACAAAAACCTTCGCGAACCACTTCCGTATGTAACGATCGCAATAGAACAATTAGACGGTGCTATTCTTACTGGCGGTGTTACCGACGACAATGGAATTTTTAAAATTTCAGAAATACCTGGCGGCACCTATAACGCTTCTATTCAATTTATTGGTTATAAAAAATATACCGCCCAGATAACTATTTCGTCTGGCAACAAGAATATAGATTTAGGGGTTATTTTATTAGAGGAAGATGTTGCTTCTTTAGGAGAAGTAACCGTTACGGCAGAGCGTACAACTATTCAACAAAAACTAGATAGAAAAGTAGTTACTATAGGAAAAGACCTTACCACGTCTGGTCCGACTGCAGCAGATATTATGAACAACCTTCCTTCCGTAAACGTAGATCAGCAAACAGGTGATATTTCGCTACGAGGTAATCAAAACGTACGCGTTATGGTAGACGGAAAGTTAAGTAACGTTCCTATTGCGCAACTTTTAAAACAGATTCCTTCTACCTCTATTAAACAAATAGAACTTATCACCAATCCTTCGGCAAAGTACAATCCCGAAGGTATGAGCGGTATCATTAATATAGTGTTGCACAAAAACACCATGATTGGATTTAACGGGAATGCTTCGGTGGGCCTAACGTATGAAGAAGAAGCCAAATTTAATAGCGCTATTGATATGAACTATAGAAATGGTAAGTTTAATTTCTTCGGAAACTGGGGACATAACAGCTCTAAAAACCAAAACAATGGACATGTTTTTAGACCAGACGACAATTCTGAGCAATTTTTTGATGTGTTAGACAAAGGACGATCTAATCTTTTCAAAGTGGGCGTAGATTTCTACTTAAACGATAAACATACCATTTCAGTTTTTACCAATCAGAATCTTTTTGATGGTGGCACTACCGGACTCACTTCCGTTTTTTACTATGACGAGCCACTTTTTGACCAACAACAACTATTTAGAGCAATGAGCGACAACCGCTCTTCGCAATACAATTTCGACTATAAAATAGACTTTGAAAAAGAAGGTCATAATATTGAGTTGGAAGCAGATTATAACACATTTACAGACGATCAAGATATTGATTTCGATTTTACGGGTAATGCCTTTTTAGATAACTATGAAGATGCATCAGACACAGACCGTGATAGACTTACCGTAAATCTTGATTATGTGAATCCGCTAAACGAAACCACAAAATTAGAATTGGGCGTACAAGCGCTTTTATTTGAAACAAATATAGCGTACAACTCTACCGGAAATTCTCTGAATAGTCAAGGAACCCTTGTGCCAACGCCAAGTACAGATTTCGACTACAAAAGAGATATTTATTCGGCCTATGCCACTTTTGGAAAGAGCTTCGACAAATGGTCTGTACAGTTGGGAGCACGAGTAGAACAGGTAGAAGTGAAAGCAGACACCAACACGGTGAAAGCCTTTACCAACGACTACTTACAGGTGTACCCTTCGGCATTTGTTACTTATACTCCTAGCGAAAAAAACCAAATGCAGCTAAGTTACAGTCGTAGAGTAGACAGACCTGGTATTAGTCAAGTAAATCCTATTAGAGAGTTTACTACACCTTTTATTTCTGCCTTCGGAAATACGCAGTTACAACCTCAGTTTACAAATTCTATTGAAGCAAATTACACGCGCAGTCTTGAAAAAGGAAGCATTACAGGAGGTGTATTTTATCGCGCTATTGAGGACGAAATTAACAGAGCGCTTTTTGTAGATAGAAACGATATTAACCGAGTGATATTAACCTACGATAATTTTGACAATACTAGTGCGTATGGAGTTGAACTCTCAGGAAACTACAGACCCACAAAATGGTGGAGTTTTAATGCAAGTTTCGACCTTTACAACCAAACACAAACTGGTATAAGTGAATTTGTAGATACCAATCAAGCAGATCCATCTGTTGCAGATATCGTAACAGAGACGGTAGAGGTAGATAACACTGCATGGAACTTTAGAGTGTTTAATAATTTTAAAGTAACCAAAACCGTATCACTTTCGGCTTTCGGATTTTATAGAGGACAAAATCGTACCCTCCAATTTGAAATAGAGCCAATGTATTTTGTGAACGTGGGTGCCCGAGTAAGTTTATGGGAAGGTCGCGGAACCTTTAGTCTTAATTACAACGACATTTTTGACACTATGCAATTTGCCTTTGATGGTGTTCGTCCGTACCGCCAAGTAGGTGCCTTTAATTGGGAAAGCAACACCGTGAATGTATCGCTCGCATACCGCTTTGGTGGAGGCAAATACCGAGCAAAGTCTCGTAAGCGACGTGATGACAATGAAAAAGATGGTAGCGGAGGTATTTTTTAA
- a CDS encoding 3-oxoacyl-ACP synthase III family protein, with amino-acid sequence MYTSKISGVGHYVPENVVTNDDLSKLMETNDAWIQERTGIKERRHIKKGDGNSTSIMGAKAAKVALERANLAPNDIDMIVFATLSPDMYFPGGGVQIQEIMGMRTIPALDVRNQCSGFVYAISVADQFIKTGMYKNVLVIGAENHSGGLDFTTRGRSVSVIFGDGAGAAVLSRNEGEGGILSTHLHSEGAHKDELSLQGPSTNYWVPEIIADNPQEDIPYYPYMNGQFVFKHAVVRFAEVINEGLQANNLEASDINMLIPHQANLRISQFIQKKMRLSDDQVFNNIQKYGNTTAASIPIALSEAWEEGRIKEGDLVVLAAFGSGFTWGSAIIRW; translated from the coding sequence ATGTATACTTCCAAAATTTCAGGTGTGGGACATTATGTTCCAGAGAATGTGGTTACTAACGATGACCTTTCAAAATTAATGGAGACCAACGATGCTTGGATTCAAGAGCGTACAGGTATAAAAGAGCGGAGGCATATAAAAAAGGGGGATGGCAATTCAACTTCTATTATGGGTGCCAAGGCGGCTAAGGTTGCGCTAGAGCGTGCCAATTTAGCGCCAAACGATATAGATATGATTGTTTTTGCTACTCTTAGCCCAGACATGTATTTTCCGGGTGGTGGTGTGCAAATTCAGGAAATTATGGGAATGAGAACCATTCCTGCGCTAGATGTGCGTAACCAATGTAGTGGATTTGTCTATGCAATTTCGGTAGCAGACCAGTTTATTAAAACAGGGATGTATAAAAATGTGTTGGTAATTGGTGCCGAGAATCATAGTGGCGGACTTGATTTTACCACACGGGGACGAAGTGTTTCGGTGATATTTGGCGATGGCGCTGGAGCAGCTGTGTTGTCTAGAAACGAAGGTGAAGGAGGTATTTTATCTACCCATCTCCATTCTGAAGGCGCACATAAAGATGAATTATCACTTCAAGGGCCAAGTACCAATTATTGGGTACCAGAAATAATTGCCGATAATCCGCAGGAAGATATTCCGTATTACCCATACATGAACGGGCAGTTTGTTTTTAAGCACGCCGTAGTTCGTTTTGCAGAGGTTATTAATGAAGGATTGCAAGCTAATAATTTGGAAGCTTCAGATATTAACATGCTAATTCCGCATCAAGCCAATTTGCGTATCTCACAATTCATTCAGAAAAAGATGAGGTTGAGCGATGATCAGGTATTTAATAATATTCAAAAATATGGCAATACAACTGCTGCTTCTATTCCTATTGCCTTGAGTGAAGCCTGGGAAGAAGGGAGAATTAAAGAGGGCGATTTGGTTGTTTTAGCTGCTTTTGGTAGCGGCTTTACGTGGGGTAGTGCCATTATTAGGTGGTAG
- a CDS encoding alpha/beta hydrolase family protein, translating into MRKIIFTLTFLWLSIPLLAQENTRYQKPPQEILDLVDAPLAPAVLMDDAAVNVVLLYRDAYKNIEELSETELRLGGLRINPKTNIGSRTNYYNNIQVKKATAKEATQVTGLPNNPRLSNFSWSPNQKMIACLNTTSTGVEVWLLDIEKGVVKKVTDATVNANMGDALNWFKDNNALLVKMLPPSRKPLINVAEAVPTGPTISVSDGAKAQNRTYQDLLKNPNDEANFEQLALSEVKKVSIGGTATPFLPTGMYRGISFSPNGEYVMVTEIQRPFSYLVPYYRFPFTETIYAKNGTKVQEVNNVPLDEVRPKGFMATRKGKRNMSWRSDKGATLVYAEAQDNGDPEIKVAYRDIVYQLEAPFNGKASQIVKTKNRFSGITWGDDNTAIAYDYWWNDRNTKTYLFNPSTPNVEATIISDRNYQDRYSDPGNFVTKQNKYNRNVLSINKGKAYLMGDGYSKEGQFPFLDAFDLKTQKTNRLYQSKYTDKKERLIDAVDLDKGKILVRIESPSEYPNYYFRNIKKENDLTAVTSFENPYKSIQDVHKEVITYKRDDGLELEGTLYLPVGYDKAKKEKMPMILWAYPREFKDKNSASQSTSNPNEFIYPYYGSPIYWVTRGYVVLDDAAFPIVGEGDQEPNDTFRTQLVGNAKAAIDAVDKLGYIDRNRVGVGGHSYGAFMVANLLSHSDLFAAGIARSGAYNRTLTPFGFQSEERSYWDSPETYYTMSPFMHADKMKTPLLLVHGEADNNSGTYPLQSERYFNALKGLGATARLVMLPKESHGYRAKESILHLLWEQDTWLETYVKNRETNTIKTSSEIKK; encoded by the coding sequence ATGAGAAAAATCATTTTTACACTTACATTTTTATGGCTGAGTATCCCTTTATTGGCTCAGGAAAACACTAGATATCAGAAACCACCCCAAGAAATTTTAGACTTAGTAGATGCGCCCTTAGCGCCAGCTGTCTTAATGGATGATGCAGCGGTTAATGTTGTATTATTGTATCGAGATGCATACAAAAATATAGAAGAACTCTCTGAAACCGAATTACGATTGGGTGGTTTGCGCATCAATCCGAAAACCAATATTGGGAGTCGCACCAATTATTACAATAACATTCAGGTAAAAAAGGCAACCGCCAAAGAAGCCACGCAAGTTACTGGATTACCAAATAACCCGAGGCTCTCTAATTTTTCTTGGTCTCCCAACCAAAAAATGATTGCTTGTTTAAATACCACGTCTACGGGTGTAGAAGTTTGGCTGCTAGATATTGAAAAAGGAGTGGTAAAAAAAGTGACAGACGCTACCGTTAATGCCAATATGGGGGATGCGCTAAACTGGTTTAAAGATAACAATGCTCTTTTAGTAAAAATGCTTCCACCTAGTAGAAAACCTCTTATTAACGTAGCTGAAGCTGTACCTACAGGACCTACAATTTCGGTAAGTGACGGAGCAAAAGCGCAGAATAGAACCTATCAGGATTTGTTAAAAAATCCGAATGATGAGGCAAATTTTGAACAATTGGCTCTTTCCGAAGTAAAAAAAGTTAGCATTGGTGGTACCGCTACTCCATTTTTACCAACTGGAATGTATCGCGGCATTAGCTTTTCTCCAAATGGCGAATATGTAATGGTTACAGAAATACAGAGACCTTTCTCGTACTTAGTGCCTTATTATAGATTTCCGTTTACTGAAACCATTTATGCGAAAAACGGAACCAAGGTACAAGAGGTAAATAACGTACCACTAGATGAAGTGCGTCCAAAAGGATTTATGGCAACGCGTAAAGGAAAACGCAATATGTCTTGGCGAAGTGACAAGGGTGCTACCCTAGTCTATGCCGAAGCACAAGATAACGGTGACCCAGAAATTAAAGTAGCGTATAGAGATATTGTTTATCAATTAGAAGCTCCTTTTAACGGAAAAGCGTCGCAAATTGTAAAAACTAAAAATAGATTTTCAGGTATTACTTGGGGAGACGATAATACGGCAATTGCATACGATTATTGGTGGAATGACAGAAATACAAAAACCTATTTATTTAATCCTTCTACACCTAATGTAGAGGCAACTATAATTAGCGACAGAAATTATCAAGACCGATATAGCGACCCTGGGAATTTTGTTACAAAGCAAAATAAATACAACCGAAATGTGCTTTCTATAAATAAAGGAAAAGCCTACTTAATGGGTGATGGATACTCTAAAGAAGGGCAGTTTCCATTTTTAGATGCTTTCGACTTGAAAACACAGAAGACTAATAGGTTATATCAATCTAAGTATACCGATAAAAAAGAACGGCTCATAGACGCGGTTGATTTAGATAAGGGAAAGATTTTAGTACGAATTGAATCTCCAAGTGAATATCCTAATTACTACTTCAGAAATATTAAAAAGGAGAACGATTTAACCGCTGTGACCTCGTTTGAGAACCCGTATAAAAGTATTCAGGATGTACATAAGGAGGTTATTACATACAAACGTGATGACGGATTAGAATTAGAAGGAACGCTTTACCTGCCTGTGGGATATGATAAAGCCAAAAAAGAGAAAATGCCTATGATTCTATGGGCTTATCCACGAGAATTTAAAGATAAAAACAGTGCATCTCAAAGCACTTCAAATCCGAACGAATTTATTTATCCGTATTACGGATCACCTATATATTGGGTAACGCGCGGATATGTGGTTCTAGACGATGCAGCATTCCCGATTGTTGGAGAAGGAGATCAAGAACCCAATGATACGTTTAGAACACAGTTGGTTGGAAATGCAAAAGCAGCAATAGATGCAGTAGACAAATTAGGTTATATAGACCGCAATCGTGTGGGAGTTGGTGGTCATAGCTACGGTGCATTTATGGTTGCAAATTTATTAAGTCATTCAGATTTATTTGCCGCTGGTATTGCAAGGTCTGGTGCGTATAATAGAACGCTAACTCCTTTTGGCTTTCAGAGTGAAGAACGCAGTTATTGGGATTCTCCAGAAACCTATTACACCATGTCTCCGTTTATGCATGCAGATAAAATGAAAACGCCACTTTTATTGGTTCATGGTGAGGCAGATAACAATTCTGGTACCTACCCTTTACAAAGTGAACGTTATTTTAACGCACTTAAAGGTTTAGGCGCAACTGCCAGACTAGTAATGCTACCAAAAGAAAGTCACGGATATCGTGCAAAAGAAAGTATTTTACACCTATTGTGGGAGCAAGATACATGGTTAGAAACCTATGTAAAAAACAGGGAAACTAACACGATTAAAACTTCTTCAGAAATTAAAAAGTAA
- the htpG gene encoding molecular chaperone HtpG, translating into MSTGTINVAVENIFPLIKKFLYSDHEIFLRELISNATDATLKLKHLTNIGEAKVEYGNPMIEVKIDKEKKQLHIIDQGIGMTKEEVEKYINEIAFSGAEEFIEKYKDKQGEDAGIIGHFGLGFYSAFMVADKVEIITKSYKDEPAAHWTCDGSPNYTLEEASKTERGTEIILHISEDETEFLEQGKITELLTKYNKFMPIPIKFGTKTETLPKPEGAKEEDPSPTQEVDNIINNPNPAWTKTPADLEQEDYSKFYRELYPMQFEEPLFNIHLNVDYPFNLTGILYFPKMTNDMSVQKDKIQLYQNQVFVTDNVEGIVPEFLTMLRGVIDSPDIPLNVSRSYLQADGAVKKISSYITRKVADKLKSLFNESREDFEKKWDDIKIVIEYGMLTEDKFFEKAQDFTLYPTVDGTYYTFEELREKIKDAQTDKDEKLVVLYASNKDEQHSYIETAKDKGYEVLLLDSPIIAHLIQKLESEKENVSFVRVDGDHIDNLIKKEDTAISKLSEEEQETLKTFLTETIPADKFTVQLEAMDSGANPFTITEPEFMRRMKEMQQTGGGGMFGMGGFPEMYTLIVNTNNELVGEILTTKTTKKKERLVNQALDLAKLSKGLLKGEDMTKFIKRSYDMIK; encoded by the coding sequence ATGAGTACAGGAACAATTAATGTAGCGGTAGAGAATATTTTTCCGCTTATCAAGAAATTTTTATACAGCGATCACGAAATATTTTTGCGTGAGCTTATCTCTAATGCAACAGATGCCACCCTAAAATTGAAGCATCTTACCAACATAGGCGAAGCCAAAGTTGAATATGGCAACCCAATGATTGAGGTGAAAATTGATAAAGAAAAAAAACAACTTCATATCATTGACCAAGGTATTGGTATGACAAAAGAAGAAGTTGAAAAATACATCAATGAAATTGCATTTTCTGGTGCCGAAGAATTTATTGAAAAATATAAAGACAAGCAAGGTGAGGACGCTGGTATTATTGGCCATTTCGGTCTAGGTTTCTACTCTGCTTTTATGGTAGCAGATAAGGTTGAAATCATCACAAAAAGTTACAAAGACGAGCCGGCAGCACATTGGACATGTGATGGATCTCCAAACTACACTTTAGAAGAAGCTTCTAAAACAGAACGTGGAACTGAGATTATTTTGCACATATCTGAAGATGAAACTGAATTTTTAGAACAAGGTAAAATAACTGAGTTATTAACCAAGTACAATAAGTTTATGCCTATCCCAATTAAGTTTGGGACAAAAACCGAAACGCTTCCAAAGCCAGAAGGTGCCAAAGAGGAAGATCCATCTCCAACACAGGAGGTAGATAATATTATCAATAACCCTAATCCGGCATGGACAAAAACGCCTGCAGATTTAGAGCAAGAAGATTACTCAAAATTTTACCGTGAGCTTTATCCCATGCAGTTTGAGGAGCCGCTATTTAATATTCATTTAAATGTTGATTATCCGTTTAATCTTACCGGAATCTTGTACTTCCCGAAGATGACAAACGATATGAGTGTGCAAAAGGATAAAATTCAACTGTATCAAAACCAAGTATTTGTTACCGACAACGTAGAAGGCATTGTACCAGAATTTTTAACTATGCTACGTGGTGTAATAGATTCTCCAGACATACCACTTAACGTTTCGCGAAGCTATTTACAGGCAGATGGTGCCGTGAAGAAAATTTCTAGTTACATTACTCGAAAAGTTGCAGATAAGCTGAAATCGTTGTTTAATGAGAGCCGCGAAGATTTTGAAAAAAAATGGGATGACATTAAGATTGTTATTGAGTACGGAATGCTAACTGAAGATAAATTTTTCGAGAAAGCTCAAGACTTCACGTTGTACCCTACTGTAGATGGAACGTATTATACGTTTGAAGAATTGCGTGAAAAAATTAAAGATGCGCAGACAGATAAAGACGAAAAATTAGTGGTGTTATATGCTTCAAATAAAGACGAGCAACATAGCTATATTGAAACAGCAAAAGACAAGGGCTATGAAGTGTTGTTGTTAGATTCCCCTATTATCGCGCACCTAATTCAGAAGTTAGAATCTGAAAAAGAAAATGTAAGCTTTGTACGCGTAGACGGTGATCATATTGACAATCTTATAAAGAAAGAAGACACTGCAATCTCTAAACTTTCCGAAGAAGAACAAGAAACGCTTAAAACATTTTTAACCGAGACAATTCCTGCCGACAAGTTTACTGTGCAATTAGAAGCAATGGACAGTGGAGCTAATCCGTTCACTATTACAGAGCCTGAATTTATGCGCCGAATGAAAGAGATGCAACAAACTGGCGGTGGCGGTATGTTTGGGATGGGAGGATTTCCAGAAATGTACACTCTTATAGTAAACACAAATAATGAGTTAGTTGGTGAGATCTTAACTACCAAAACAACGAAGAAAAAAGAACGCTTGGTTAATCAAGCGCTGGATTTAGCAAAGTTGAGCAAAGGATTGCTGAAGGGAGAAGACATGACCAAGTTCATTAAACGAAGTTATGACATGATTAAATAA